From Pseudomonas fluorescens:
TCTTTGAGCAATTCCACCAGGACGCCCCCGGCGCCAATCACCAGGGCCAGGCCGAAGTCATTCTCGCGCTTGATGCCGACGATCAACTCGGCCAACGGCGGCGGCGCCATGGATTCCAGCAACAATTGATCGAAGACCACACCCGGTGCGTACGCGGCAATGTGCGCGCGCATCTGCTCAAGCGCAGTCGCCAGGGCCCCGCCGTTTTGCAGGTTCAGCGCCACGGCCCCGGCTTCGGTTTTATGCGGTAACTGAGCGCTGACCGCTTTGAGCACCAGCGGGTAGCCCAACACGCTCGCATCGGCCAGTGCCCGCCCCGGTGTACTCAACACCGCGGCCGGGGTGTTCAAGCCGAAAACCCGCAAGGCTTGCTTGGACGCCCACTCATCCAGCGCCAGGCCCTGGCCTTGCAAAGGGAGGGGGCACAGCGGAGCGAGGCGGGATTCGCCCCGCGCCAGCAAGATGCGTCGCTGATGTTGATACCCAGCGATCCGTCCCCAGGCTGCGAGTGCGTCCTCCACACCTTGCAACGCAGCAATGCCTTGGGCATGCAAACGCTCACGGGCATGGGGCGGCAGCAATTCGGGAAAAGCCGAAGTGACGAAACCGGTCTTGCCGTGCCGACTGAGCGCATTGCAGAACAGCTCGAGCAACAGGTCGCATTCCTGGCGCTCACCGGTGAATTCAGCCGGGTAGTCCAGTACCAGCATCGCAGCATCGGCGTCGGTACGCAGGACTGTGTCGAGCATGCTGTTGAGTGCCGTGCTGTCGCCCCAGATGGCAGTGGTGAAGTCCAATGGGTTGACCAGGTTGGCGTAGCTGGGCAACACCTGCGCCAGTTCACCGCGCTGGTTTTCATCCAGTTTGGGCAAGGCCAGGCGGTTGCGCTCGGCATAGTCTGCGATCAGCCCGGCATCGCCCCCGGAACAGGCCAGCGCAATCAGGCGATGGCCGCCCGGTAGATTGCCGCACGCTGCCGCCTTCAACGTCTCGACAAAACTCACCGGGCCACTGACCCGGATCACGCCCAGCCGCGCAAACAGGCTGTCGTACAACACATCGGAGCCGGACAACGAACTGGTATGGCTCAACGCCAGCTCGGCACCGATCTGCGACACGCCGGTTTTCAACGCGATAATCGGAATACCCTTCTCCAGCGCCTTATGCGCGGCGCGGGCAAACCCCGGCACATTCTTCAAACCTTCCAGGTGCAGGCCGATGGCAGTAACGCGTGGTTCATCGAGCAACACATCCATCAGTTCGGCAACGCCCAGCTGCGCCTGGTTACCCACCGAAGCCATATAGGCCACCGGTAACGAGCGATCGCTCATCGACAGGTTATAGGCGAAGTTGCCGCTCTGGGTCAGCACCGCCACGCCCTTCTCGACGGCCTTGCCGCCATGGGCCACCGGCCACAGCGCCGAGCGGTGCAGGTAGTCGAGCAGGCCGTAGCAGTTGGGCCCCAGCAAGGCCATCTGCCCCGCCGCCGCCAGCAACTGCTGCTGTAACGCCGCGCCACTGGCACCGGTTTCGGCAAAGCCAGAGGCATAGCAGATGGCGCCGCCCGTGCCGATAGCCGCCAGCTCGGCGACGCAGGTCAACGTCAGCTCACGGTGGGTGGCGATAAATACCGCGTCCGGGCCGCACGGCAGGTCGGCGACGCGGCGCACACAGGGAATACCCTCGAGGTGGTCATGCTGCGGATTGACCAGCCACATCGGCCCGGTAAAGCCACCCTCGGCACAACGCTTGAGGGCACGCGCCATGCTGCGCCCGCCGACGAACGCCAGGTGCCGGGGCGCCAGCAGGCGCTTGAGATTGTCGCGAATAGCCTGGGACATGAGCGTTCTCCGCGCCGATCAACGCAACAGGGGCCGCAACAGTTCGCGGGCGATGATATGGCGCTGGATTTCCGAAGTGCCTTCCCAGATCCGTTCGATCCGCGCGTTGCGCCAGATACGCTCCACCGGGCCTTCATCCATCAAGCCCATGCCACCGAAAATCTGCACAGCTTCGTCAGCGACCTTACCCAGGGTTTCGCTGGCAAACAGCTTGGCCATGCCGGCCTCGCCGTCGGTCATGCTGCCCTGATCCATCTTCCAGGCGGTGTGCAGGGTCAGCAATTCGGCGGCGCGAATCTGTGTGGCCATGTCGGCCAACTTGAAACTCACCCCCTGATAGGTGCCGATGGGCTGGCCAAACTGTTTGCGGTCCGCCGCCCATTGCAGGGATACATCCAGCGCGCGCTGGGCCTGGCCGACGCAATTGGCGGCGACCATTACGCGGCCGGCGGTGAGCCAGGCGTTGGCCACGTCCCAGCCTTTGCCCACGTCGCCAAGCACCTTGGAGGCCGGGACCCGGCAGTCGTCGAAGAACATTTCATAGGTGTGGTAACCACGGTTGCTCACGCACTTGGGGCCCCGGCGAATGGTCATGCCTGGGGTACCCCGGTCCACCAGGAACGAAGTCACCGCATTGCGCTGGCGACCGTTGTGTTCATAAGTGTCGGTGACGGCAAACACAATGGCGAAGTCGGCATGGCCGGCATGGCTGATGAAGTGCTTGCTGCCATTGATCACGAAGTCATCGCCACTGCGCACGGCGCGGGTCTTGATGGCGTTGGCATCCGAGCCGGCACCCGGTTCGGTCAGGGCAAAGCAGTCGATTTTCTTGCCTTGCACGCATGGCAACAGGTAGTCGCCAATCTGCGCGCCGGTGCAAGCCATCAGGATCTTGGACGGGCGCGCGACAAACACATGCAGCGCCCACGAGACCTTGGACAACTCCCGCTCGATCAACGCCTGGGACAGGTAATCCAGGCCACCGCCCCCCACCTCTTCCGGCATGTTGAACGCGTAGAAACCCGCGGCGATGGCGGTGTCGCGAATCTGCGCGGCGAGTTCCGGGGGAACCGCGTCGGCACGGTCTACCGCCTCCTCGTGAGGCAATAATTCCCTGGCAACAAAACTGCGTACCGCGTCCACCAACATGTCTTGTTCTTGGCTGAGTTGGAAATTCATGGCGCTACCTGTTCGGGGTCTTGTTATTGGCCGCAGAAATTCGCCGGGCGTTTTTCCAGGGAGGCGCGCAAGGCTTCGGCACCATCGACACTGCGCCCACACAACAAGCCTGCCGCGCGTTCTGCCTGGAGTTGCTCGGGCAGGCTGCGGTGGGCGCCCTCACGGATCAACGTCTTGGTCAGGGCGAAGGCGAGGGTCGGGCCGTTGGCCAGACGCGTCGCCAGATCGAGGGTGCGGGCGTGCAGTTGATCGTCAGCGACCACTTCGCCCACCAGCCCTGCCGCCAGGGCGCGATCGGCGCTCCACAGCTCGTCGAGGAACAGCAGCCGCTTGGCTTGTTCGTTGCCAATCAGGCGCGGCAAGTGCCAGCTGGCACCGGCGTCCGGGGAGTAGGCCATGCTGGTGTAGCCGGCCTTGAAGCGCGCCGCTTGGCCGGCGATGCGCAGGTCGCAACACAGGGTCAGGTCCATGCCGGCGCCGACGGCGGTGCCGTTGATCGCGGCAATCGTAGGTTTGTCGAGGGTGTGCAGGCGGGTCATCAGGGCGTGGGCGGTTTCGGTCCAACCGTAGGTTTCCAGGGCGCCACGAGCATCTGCCTCGGCCCATTCGGCGAGGTCGGCGCCGGCGCAGAAGCTGCGACCGCTGCCGGTCAATACCACCGCGCGCACAGCCGGGTCGCGGTTGAAGCCGTCGAGCAAGGCCTGCAGGTATTTGAGCGTGGGGATATCCAATGCATTGCGCTGGGGACCCCGATTAAGGGTGATCCAGGCAATGCCGGCTTGCACTTGGGTGAGCACGGGCGCATCGGCAGTCATGGCTTCCTCGAATTATTTTAATTGGCTTGAGGGGTGCGACATGGGGCGATACTAAACGAGTGTTCAACAAGGTTGCAATTGGCAGGCTGTATAATTTTCCAAAGGCCAATACCGACCCGGACATTGCATCCAGGCGGCGCAAAAACTCAGGGTTTGAGCTGGTAGCGCTGGCGACCGGCGCCTTGCAGGCCGTCGACCCAGGCTTCACAGATCTGGATGCCCTGCTCCGGCGTGAAGGTGCCGGGGTTGAGCCCCGACTCCAGCCACAGCCCGTCAAGCAAGGCACTCAGGCCGATGGCCGCAAGGTCGGCGTCGAACGGCTCCCCCCCCTCCTCCCGGGCCATGTCGGCCAGGGCTGAACGCATGATGGTGCGGTACTCGGCATAGGAATGTTCGTGGGCCAGGTTGATGGCCGGCGCAGTCTTGACCGCGCCCCAGAACACCAGCCAGGCGTCGAGCAATTGCGGGTCGAGCAGCTCGGCGGAAAACGAGCCACGGAACAACGCCGACAACCGCTCACGGGGGCTGGACGGGGCCTTGGCCATGGTCTCGCGCAGCAGGTCCATGACCTGGCCGGTGACGGTGCGGTAGGCCTCGGCCACCAACTCATCCTTGCCGGAGTAGTGATGGCTGATCAGCCCCACCGATACCCCGGCCTCGGCGCTGATCTTGCGGATCGAAGCGCCCTGGAAACCATCGCGCTTGAGACAGGTGAGCGTGGCCTGGACCAGATGGGCCTTGCGCAACTCCGGGTCCATCCGGGAGAAACGGGTTTCCTGGGTCATGGGGGTATCCTTCGGTTGAGTCGGCCGCACGACTCTACATCAGTCGCGGTAGCCCGGCGACAGCCGATCCAGCGTGCGCAGCAACGCCGCCCACGCTTGTCGCCCAGGGCCACGGCTCACGCCCTTGCCCACCCATCCAACCGGAAATGCTGCATTCGTGACTTGCAGTCAAGACTCCTTTTCGGATTCAACGGTTTTTCCGAAGGAACGACGGGCGGATACTCGGCGCCATTGTTTACCCCCTTCAGGAGTCACTGATGTCTATCCCCACGCACACCGTACCCGCCTTCGGCCTCGGCACCTTCCGCCTGCAAGGCCAGGTGGTGATCGACTCGGTCAGCACCGGCCTTGAACTGGGCTATCGCGCCATCGACACCGCGCAAATCTACGAAAACGAAGCCGACGTCGGCCAGGCGATCGCCAACAGCGGCATCCCCCGTGAAGAGCTGTTCCTCACCAGCAAGATCTGGATCGCCAATTTCGCCGAAGGCCAGTTGATCCCGAGCCTCCAGGAGAGCCTGCGCAAGCTCAAGACCGATTATCTGGACCTGACATTGATCCACTGGCCATCGCCGGAAGACCAGGTACCCGTCGCCGAATTCATGGGCCAGTTGCTGGAAGCCAAGCGCCTGGGCCTGACGCGCCAGATCGGGATTTCCAACTTCACCATCGACTTGATGAAGCAGGCCATCGCGGCGGTCGGCGCCGACAACATCGCCACCAATCAAATTGAACTGCACCCCTACCTGCAAAACCGCAAGGTGGTGGCGTTCGCGACAGCCCAGGGTATCCCGCTCACCTCCTACATGACCCTGGCCTACGGCGAGGTGCTGAAAGACCCGGTGATCCAGCAGATCGCCGAACGCCACCATGCGACCCCGGCGCAAGTAACCCTGGCTTGGGCCATGCAGAGCGGCTATGCAGTGATCCCATCGTCGACCAAGCGCGCCAATCTGGAGAGCAACCTCAAGGCCCTGGAGCTGACCTTGAGCGATGCCGACATGGCACAGATTGCTGGGCTGGAGCGCGGCCATCGCCTGACCAGCCCCAAGGGCATCGCACCGAAGTGGGACTAGACCCCAGCCACCGGCACGCGGGACAACTCCCGCAGCCACGGCAATACCCGAAGGCCCGTAGTGGCCTCGGGTGGATCAATGATGTCCATGAAATGTTCAAGGTTGATGGGGTCCGGCACGCCGGGCAGGCGAACCAGCACCGCCGGTGTGGCGCCGGTCGGTTGGCCCAGGTCCTGGTGGTCGTAGACCAGCACATGGCGTACCTGGGGTTGCGGCTCGCTGGCATGGGCCGCCAGCCCCGCATTGATGATCAGCACATCAAAGGGCTCGGCCGGAATGGCGGTGAGAATCTTGACTTCTTCGAAGGTCTGCACCGGAACGATCCGGTGGTACCCCAGCTGATTGAGCATTTTTTCGATGTATAGGCGTTGCAGGTGCTGTTCATCGGCAATCAGGATAGTCAGTGCTTTATTCGGCATGGCGAACCCCTGGGAGGCAGTCAGTGCTCGTCAGTGAGCGCCGCCCATTTTCCAGACATATCCCGAAGACAAAATCAGGCATATTCCCTCTTCACGTAGGATTTCTCCCAAACCCACCGAGTGGCACTCAACCCCAGTCAAGGCTGATTGCAATAACGGCTCAGATGCTGATGCAAATCACCGATCGCTTCCCCGACCGCTTGCGTCGCCGCCTCCAGTGCAGTGTGATCGCGCTGCTCACACACCCTCTCCAGCGTCTCGCAGACCTCGATCAGCGCCTGTGCCTTGACCATCCGCGCGCCACCCTTGGCGCGGTGCGCAAGGTCGTGCAGCCCGGAAAAGTCAGCCTGGTGCTGCAGGGACGACAACCGTGCACGATCGGTTTCCAAACTCTCGAGTAATGGTATCAATAGCTCTTTCAGGGCGGCGTGATCATCGCCCGTCAAGGCGATCAGCGCGCTCAGATCAAACAGGGGTTCAGCCTCCGGCGGGGAAAAGCTGGCGCTGCGCACGGCCAACGCCGCGCGTAAATCTTCCAGACCGGTGGGCTTGAACAGGCATCCGTCCATGCCCGCCTGGCGACAACGCTCGACCTCCTCAGGCTGGGCATTGGCGGTAAACCCCAGCAGCAGGCACGGCACCAACCCACGCTCACGCTCTTGCGCACGAATATCCCGCGCCAATGTGTAACCGTCCTTCAGGGGCATATTGCAATCGGTGATCACTCCGTCGAAGTGACCGGTCTGCCACAGCGCAAGCCCCTGTACGCCGTCTTCCGCCGTGGTAATGCGATGCCCGAGGAAACTCAATTGCCGAGTCAGCAGCACGCGATTGGCCGGGTAGTCATCCACCACCAGGATGCTCAAGGCACACGCCGGCGGCAGGTGCGCGGCGGGTGCCAATCCCGGGGCCGGCATGGCGTCGGTGGTGACCAGTGGCAGGCTCACATCCACCCGTGTGCCCTGCCCCAGCACGCTGGTCAAGTGCAATTGCCCCCCCATCATTTCGCACAAGTTACGGCTGATCACCAACCCCAGGCCAGACCCGCTGCGCGCCGATTGCTCAGTGTTGCTACCTTGGATAAACGGGTTGAACAAGCGCTGCTGGTCTTCGGCACTGATACCGATACCGGTGTCCTGCACCCAGAGTTTGAGGGTCAGTTGCTCACCCGCTAACAGCCCTTGAGCGCCGAGCTGCACCTGGCCTTGGGCGGTGAACTTGATGGCATTGCTCAACAGGTTCGACACCACCTGCTTGAAGCGCAGCGGGTCGATCAGCACCGGGCGATCGAGCGCCGGATCGAGCTCCACTTTCAACGCCAGGCCCTTGGCTCGCGCCAGCCCTTCGAACACCCGCGCCACCGACGCCAGCAACTCATGCAGGTTGGCCGGTGCCTGGTCCAGGGACAGATGGCCGGACTCGATGCGGGCAATATCGAGAATGTCGCCAATCAACTCCAACATGCCGCGCGACGCCACCGACGCCACCTCCAGCGCATCACGGTCGGCCCGGCCCTGCTCAGCGTTTTTCAGAGCCAGCTCGATCATGCCGATCACTGCGTTCATCGGCGTGCGGATCTCATGGCTCATCGTTGCCAGGAAGGTGGTCTTGGCGCGGTTGGCGGCGTCGGCTTCGTCCTTGGCTTCCTGCAACTGGCCGAGCAGGCGCTGGCGTTCGCTCACGTCCACCCAGCCGGCGATCATGCCCACCACATGGTCGTCGCCATCACGATACGGCAACATCCATTGATAAATGGTCAGGACCTCACCACTGGGCACCCGGAGTATGCGGTCATGAATCTGCGGCTCGCCCCGCGCCATCAGCCGCAGGTAATCGTCATGATAGGACTGGGCTTGCGGCCGGTTACCCGTATCGGTTTCCACCACGGTCTTGCCGATCACGTCTTCCAGCTTGAAGCCGAATACCTCGAGGTAGGCGTTATTGCAGGCCATCAACCGCCCCTGGCGATCGCGCACATAAATCGGATGGGGCGTACCGTCGATCAATACACTCATAAAGCGCATCTGGTCGCTCAACGCCCGTTCGGCCTGGACCCGCTTGCGAATCAGATTGCGCAGGTACATGGCCCAGCCCAGGGTGACCAGCAACAACAATGCAGCCAGCCCGAACCCCTGGATGATTGCATTGCGATGGCGCAGCCAATAGCTGTCTTCGATGATCACTTCACTGCGCCAATGGTTGGTCAGTTCGTCCATTTCCTCGGGCGTGATGCTCAACAACGCCTTGTCGAGGATCGAGTACAGCTCCAACTGGCTACGGTTCACGCCAAAGGTGATGCGTGCCGGTTCGGCGCCGACCGTGCTGGTCACCCGCAGGCGGTCGCGGTAATAGCGCGCGATCATGTAGCGCGCGCTGATCAATGACAGCACAGTCGCGTCGGCGGCGCCGCTGGCCACCATCGCCATGGCTTGTTCAGGGTTCTCGGTGTCGACGAACTCGACACGCGGGAAGTCGCGGGCAATACGCTCGCCCAGCGTATTGCCTCCGATAAAGGCCAGGCGTTTTCCAGCCATGTCCTCCAGGGTGAGCGGGCTTTTTCCATCAAGACGGCTGACCAGCACATAGGGATTGGTCAGGTAAGGTCGGGTAAAACGGACCTTTTCGGCGCGCTCATTGCTGGGGGTGATCACCGCGATCATATCCACGTCGCCCATACTGGCCGCGTCGATCTGGCGAGGCAGCGAACTGCCTTTCACCACATCGAATTTCAAGCCGGTGCGCAGGCTGATCCGCGACAGCACTTCGGCGCTCAACCCCTCGAATTCGCCCTTGGCATTGAAAAACGACAGGGGCAGGAACTTGTCGAGCACCGCGACTTTCACTCGGGGATGTTTCTCCAGCCAGCGTTGCTCACCCCGGCTCAGGCGCAGCCGGTCGGCCTCCAGGAAACCACTGCTGCCCGCACTCCAGCGGCGCAGGATCTCCAGCTGCGTATTGACGGGGATGGTCGCCAGTGCCGCATTGAGGATGCGCAGCAATCGATCATCGCCCCTGGCCACGGCAAACGCGAACGGGTTGACCTCCAGGGCGGAAAAATCCGCCATGCGCACATTGTTGAGGTGGTTCTTGCTGATCAGATACCGGGTGCTGATGGCATCGCCCAGGTACACATCCGCTTGCTCGAAGGCTACGGCGCCAATGGCTTCGAAGGTCGAGGCAAACAGCTGCAGGTGGGCCCGAGGGTAAAACGCCTGCACGGCGGCGGGCTGCATGTAGTGATAGAGCATGGCCACGCGCTTGCCGGCCAGGTCGGCACTCAGGGCCTGGCTGTCCCCGGTACGCGTGACCAGGGTCGGCTGATCATTGGCATAGGAGCGCGACAGCACCAGTTGCGGGTCTGCGGCCTCGTAACCATTGGCCGAACCGAGGAAATCCACCTGGCCTTGCTTAAGGGCTTCGATCACCTCATCGCGCGTGTCATAGCGCCGTACCTCGACGGTGATATTCAGCGCCTGGGCCACCAGCGCCGCGTAATCGGCGGTGATCCCTTCCAGCTCGTCATTATTGTTGCTCAGGTCGAACGGCGCGTAGTCCGGCGCGGAGACGCCCATCAACACGCTGCGCCGCTCGCGCAGCCAGCGCCAATCGGCTTCGTCCAGCTCAACGCCGGGGTTTTCAAGGTGGGAGTGGCCCAGCAGCCGCAACGGGTGCGCTTCATCCAGGGCCACCGCGAACAGGGGCAACAGGGCCGCCAACAGAATGGCCGCGAGTCGGGCAAACGCGGAGGCGATCATTTCAAATCAGATGATTGCGCTGGGCAAATTTGGACAGGTGCACCACCGATGACATACGCAGTTTCTCCTTGAGACGCGTCTTGTAGGTGCTTATGGTCTTGTGGCTCAGCAGCATGTCTTCGGCGATTTCCTTGTTGCCCAGGCCCAGGGCCAGTTTCTGCAACACCGTCAACTCACGATCCGAGAGCGCCTCCACCATGGCTTGCTCGGTAGATTGCAAATCATCGCGCCGTACCGAACTGGTGGGCAAGCTGGGGAAGCAGCTGTAGTTGGACATCACCGCCTTGATAGCCTTCTGCAGTTCGTCCAGCTCGCCGGTCTTGGCGACAAACCCCATGGCCCCGGCGCGCATGCAGCGGGTGGAAAAAAACACCGCCAGGTAGGAGGTCAGCACAAGGATCTTGCACGGCAGGCCAAGCGCCTTGATCCGAGCGATCACCTCCAGCCCGCCCAGCTTCGGCATTGCCAGGTCGAGGATCACCAGATCCGGGCGCCCTTCCCTGGCCTTCTGCACAGCATCTGCACCGTTGCCCGCCTCATCGATCTCAGTAAAGCCTTCCTGCTTCAACAGATACCGGACCGTGGCCCGGATAAATGGATGATCATCGACAATTAACGCTTTACTCATATAACTCCCCTGGGAGGACAAAGTACGCTGACACATCACACGGGACTCGGGTACCTGTGAGAAATGACAGTTCCGACAAGCGGTACTGCCTTTCCCCTCAGGACGCCAGCCAGGCAGTGCCTGGTCCCTTCAATTGAAAAACACCTTGACCCTATAAAGCCGTACCTTTGCCGCCGGCCAGCCGCAAGCGCGCAACCTTAGCAATGAGGTGGCGTATTATTTGAAGGGATACTCCTGACTGAATGTAGGACTTTTCCTCACAAAAAAGCATAGCCCCGTGGGCCTGGCTATGCCTGGCGGGGGGTCAGTCAGTGGTACTCGGGCTCCAGAAGGCCTGTACCACCAGCGTCGAGGTGGAAATGCGCGCAACCAGGGCATCCAGCTCGTCGCCGTCTACCGAGGTGGCCACCAGCGTGGCCTCGATTTCCACTTCGTCGCTGCCGAACGGCCGGACGTCGACGTCGCTGGCCGGGTAGTTGCAGCGCGCCAATTCGGCCTCCAGCAAAACCATGACCGCCTGCTGCTGGCTACGCCGCGCAATGACATAGAGGATGTTGGTCACCTCCGCCGACACCACGTCCAACGGCTGGCGGTTGATGTTGTTCACGATCGGGCGCAGCAACGTGTTGGCCGCCAGTACAAACAGCGTCCCCAGCAGCGCTTCGAGGATCAGGTCGGCGCCGGCACATGCCCCCACCGCCGCCGAGGCCCAAAGCGTGGCGGCGGTGTTGAGCCCGCGCACATTGCCTTCTTCGCGCATGATCACGCCGGCACCCAGAAAGCCGATACCCGATACCACATACGCGACCACTCGCACCGCGCCCTCCGCGCCGCCCAGGCGGTTGGCCATGTCGACAAATATCGCTGCGCCCACCGCCACCAGCACATTGGTGCGTAAACCCGCCGTACGCTGGCGATATTGGCGCTCGAAGCCGATCAGCCCACCGAGGATAAACGCGGCGGTGAGGCTGATCAGGGTATCGATCAGGGAATTGAGGTTGATGTTGTTGATTGCCTGCATAAAAAACTCCATGAATGCCTGAGCAAATTGAAACCACCGTTGCTCCCGATGGAGGCCCGTCAGCCGTCCCTCACAAGGGCCAGGGGTGGTCGATACAGCGTGTTACTGCCAGCCAAACTTACGGATGCGGCCCCCCTTTACTGCCGGGGCCAGGCCCCTATACGCCAGCAGAATCAGCGGCAGGAACACAACGTACAGCGACGGCAGCGCCTGTAATGCCAGGCGACGGAAGTGCCGGGCGATATGCCGGGTCTCGCAGGAAGCCGGCGAAAAACGCTTTCACCAGAGTGAGGTTCATGGTGTGACTCCTGCGTGAGGAAAAAACCGTCATGCAGGTACTGCCCATCCGCGCCACGCCTGTCAGACAGGCATAGCCGGCGGGGCCCGCCTGCCGTAACAGGCAAGCGCGTCCGTAGCATCCCGAGTCAACTCAGGTGCAGGTCAGCGTCGATGAGAGGGATCAGGCAGGCGCCAGGACTGGCCGCTGCCGGGATGCCGCTTCTCGCTAGGTGGCGAGACAACGGCATCTGGAAAATGCGCGTTACCTTGCCAAGTATGGGCCGGTTACCGAGACCGGCTGACAACTGTCACTCGAACAAGTACCCACTGAGGGTCTCCGCTATTGATGAAAACGCGCGAAGCTTACGCGCCGATTACAGGAGAGTAAACCGTAGGAAATTTTCCGCATGGGGAATAAGAATATTCTTCAGGACGGGTTCAGGAAGCGATTTTCAACCCTCCCCAAAGCCCGCTCCCACAATGGAAGAGTGGACAACCATGGCTACTGCGCCTCGGCCCGATCCCGCGCCACGCGCCTCAAGTAATCATCGACCTGCCCACCGGCCAGCGCCTTCACCTGGATCGCCACGCGGTTCACCTGGCGCCCCATCCTGATCCCCTCCCGAGTCCGCACCGTCACGTACCCCAGCTTGGGCCAGAAGCGCTCAGCCTTGGCATTGCCAAGTACCACGGTCAGCCGTAGCCACTCGGCGCCCTGTGTCACCGCCCATGCTTCAAGATCCACATGCAGCCGCTGCGCCAGCCCTGTGCCGTGCAGGCGCGGGTCCACCAGCAGCAAGCCGATATGCCACACGCCCAACGCGAGCAGGTCCGCGGCGATATTGACCACGGCGACGAGTTGGCCTTGCCCATCACGGTAGCCCAGCCAGTACATCCGGCGGCAGCGCCAGCCTGGCGGCAACTGGCCCTGCAGTTCCTCGCGGGCCTCGTTGGGCGTGGCCGGTTCACCGTTGACCGCCAGGAAGTAATCCGGCGCCTGCGCAAAAAACCGTTGCAGCTCAGCCTCATCGCGGCCCCGCAATTCAACCACCCGAATGCCCTCGATGGAGCAACCCGGTAACGCCTGTGGATCAACGTCCCTGTTCATGGCCTTTCAATCATCGCGCGTCAGTACTTCCAGCAATTCAATCTCAAAGCGCAAATCGCTATGGGGTTTGATATGCGCGCCCATCGAGCGCTCGCCGTAGGCCAGGTGCGCCGGCACGAACAACTGGCGCACGCCCCCCACCTGCATGCCCATCAGGCCCTGGTCCCAGCCCTTGATCACCCGCCCGGTGCCAATCACGCACTGGAACGGCTTGCCGCGCGC
This genomic window contains:
- a CDS encoding transporter substrate-binding domain-containing protein, translating into MIASAFARLAAILLAALLPLFAVALDEAHPLRLLGHSHLENPGVELDEADWRWLRERRSVLMGVSAPDYAPFDLSNNNDELEGITADYAALVAQALNITVEVRRYDTRDEVIEALKQGQVDFLGSANGYEAADPQLVLSRSYANDQPTLVTRTGDSQALSADLAGKRVAMLYHYMQPAAVQAFYPRAHLQLFASTFEAIGAVAFEQADVYLGDAISTRYLISKNHLNNVRMADFSALEVNPFAFAVARGDDRLLRILNAALATIPVNTQLEILRRWSAGSSGFLEADRLRLSRGEQRWLEKHPRVKVAVLDKFLPLSFFNAKGEFEGLSAEVLSRISLRTGLKFDVVKGSSLPRQIDAASMGDVDMIAVITPSNERAEKVRFTRPYLTNPYVLVSRLDGKSPLTLEDMAGKRLAFIGGNTLGERIARDFPRVEFVDTENPEQAMAMVASGAADATVLSLISARYMIARYYRDRLRVTSTVGAEPARITFGVNRSQLELYSILDKALLSITPEEMDELTNHWRSEVIIEDSYWLRHRNAIIQGFGLAALLLLVTLGWAMYLRNLIRKRVQAERALSDQMRFMSVLIDGTPHPIYVRDRQGRLMACNNAYLEVFGFKLEDVIGKTVVETDTGNRPQAQSYHDDYLRLMARGEPQIHDRILRVPSGEVLTIYQWMLPYRDGDDHVVGMIAGWVDVSERQRLLGQLQEAKDEADAANRAKTTFLATMSHEIRTPMNAVIGMIELALKNAEQGRADRDALEVASVASRGMLELIGDILDIARIESGHLSLDQAPANLHELLASVARVFEGLARAKGLALKVELDPALDRPVLIDPLRFKQVVSNLLSNAIKFTAQGQVQLGAQGLLAGEQLTLKLWVQDTGIGISAEDQQRLFNPFIQGSNTEQSARSGSGLGLVISRNLCEMMGGQLHLTSVLGQGTRVDVSLPLVTTDAMPAPGLAPAAHLPPACALSILVVDDYPANRVLLTRQLSFLGHRITTAEDGVQGLALWQTGHFDGVITDCNMPLKDGYTLARDIRAQERERGLVPCLLLGFTANAQPEEVERCRQAGMDGCLFKPTGLEDLRAALAVRSASFSPPEAEPLFDLSALIALTGDDHAALKELLIPLLESLETDRARLSSLQHQADFSGLHDLAHRAKGGARMVKAQALIEVCETLERVCEQRDHTALEAATQAVGEAIGDLHQHLSRYCNQP
- a CDS encoding response regulator transcription factor; the encoded protein is MSKALIVDDHPFIRATVRYLLKQEGFTEIDEAGNGADAVQKAREGRPDLVILDLAMPKLGGLEVIARIKALGLPCKILVLTSYLAVFFSTRCMRAGAMGFVAKTGELDELQKAIKAVMSNYSCFPSLPTSSVRRDDLQSTEQAMVEALSDRELTVLQKLALGLGNKEIAEDMLLSHKTISTYKTRLKEKLRMSSVVHLSKFAQRNHLI
- a CDS encoding MgtC/SapB family protein, whose translation is MQAINNINLNSLIDTLISLTAAFILGGLIGFERQYRQRTAGLRTNVLVAVGAAIFVDMANRLGGAEGAVRVVAYVVSGIGFLGAGVIMREEGNVRGLNTAATLWASAAVGACAGADLILEALLGTLFVLAANTLLRPIVNNINRQPLDVVSAEVTNILYVIARRSQQQAVMVLLEAELARCNYPASDVDVRPFGSDEVEIEATLVATSVDGDELDALVARISTSTLVVQAFWSPSTTD
- a CDS encoding GNAT family N-acetyltransferase; the protein is MNRDVDPQALPGCSIEGIRVVELRGRDEAELQRFFAQAPDYFLAVNGEPATPNEAREELQGQLPPGWRCRRMYWLGYRDGQGQLVAVVNIAADLLALGVWHIGLLLVDPRLHGTGLAQRLHVDLEAWAVTQGAEWLRLTVVLGNAKAERFWPKLGYVTVRTREGIRMGRQVNRVAIQVKALAGGQVDDYLRRVARDRAEAQ
- a CDS encoding FKBP-type peptidyl-prolyl cis-trans isomerase, encoding MSDDTLQVTDIRPGTGKAVVKGALITTQYTGTLVDGTVFDSSWARGKPFQCVIGTGRVIKGWDQGLMGMQVGGVRQLFVPAHLAYGERSMGAHIKPHSDLRFEIELLEVLTRDD